The following coding sequences lie in one Micropterus dolomieu isolate WLL.071019.BEF.003 ecotype Adirondacks linkage group LG15, ASM2129224v1, whole genome shotgun sequence genomic window:
- the LOC123984191 gene encoding phytanoyl-CoA hydroxylase-interacting protein-like, whose amino-acid sequence MEVPGLAHNITSPLSPCEGMIKDLSLDAIQLCERDGSKSQDGSISEMEELPVPQNIKISNITCDSFKICWDMESRSKERITHYFIDLNKKENKNSNKFKHKDVPTKLVAKAVPLPMTVRGHWFLSPRTEYTVAVQTASKQTDGDYTISEWSEIIEFCTADYSTVHLNQLLEKAEVIAGRMLRFSVFYRNQNKEYFDHAREVQENRMLPSVKDNSGSHGSPISGKLEGIFFSCNTEFNTGKPPQDSPYGRHRFEVRADVLFNPDTNLYFGDFYCMYTAYHYVILVLAPKGSRGDDFCKQRLPALDITNNRFLTCKQGEEGDGSLVFHHAQDVILEVIYTEPLDLALGTVAEISGHQLMSMSTVNAKKDPSCKTCNISVGR is encoded by the exons GAAGTAAATCCCAGGATGGCAGCATCTCTGAGATGGAGGAGCTCCCTGTTCCTCAGAACATCAAAATCAGCAACATCACCTGCGACTCCTTCAAGATCTGCTGGGACATGGAGTCGCGCAGCAAGGAACGCATCACACACTACTTCATTGACCTGAAcaagaaggaaaacaaaaactcaaacaAGTTCAAACACAAG gaTGTTCCTACCAAGCTGGTGGCCAAGGCAGTGCCCCTGCCCATGACGGTTCGGGGCCACTGGTTCCTGAGCCCGCGCACAGAGTACACTGTGGCCGTCCAGACCGCATCAAAACAGACTGACGGGGACTACACCATCTCCGAGTGGAGTGAAATCATCGAGTTCTGCACTGCTG ATTATTCCACTGTGCATCTAAACCAGCTGTTGGAAAAGGCAGAGGTCATCGCTGGCCGGATGCTGCGTTTCTCTGTCTTCTACAGGAACCAGAATAAAGAATACTTTGACCATGCCAG AGAGGTACAGGAGAACCGGATGCTGCCGTCAGTGAAAGACAACAGCGGCAGCCACGGCTCGCCCATCAGTGGCAAGCTGGAGGGCATTTTCTTCAGCTGCAACACAGAGTTCAACACAGGCAAGCCTCCGCAGGACTCCCCTTATGGCCGCCACCGCTTTGAGGTTCGGGCTGACGTGCTCTTCAACCCTGACACCAACCTGTACTTTGGAGACTTCTACTGCATGTATACAGCCTACCACTACGTTATCCTGGTGCTGGCGCCAAAGGGCTCCAGGGGTGACGACTTTTGTAAGCAGAGGCTTCCTGCGCTCGACATCACCAACAACCGTTTCCTTACCTGCAAGCAGGGTGAAGAGGGTGACGGCAGTCTGGTGTTTCACCACGCCCAGGATGTCATCCTTGAGGTGATCTACACGGAGCCTTTAGACCTGGCGCTGGGCACGGTGGCTGAGATCAGCGGGCATCAGCTGATGAGTATGTCCACGGTAAATGCCAAGAAGGACCCCAGCTGCAAGACCTGTAACATCAGTGTGGGGCGCTAA